Proteins from a single region of Apium graveolens cultivar Ventura chromosome 7, ASM990537v1, whole genome shotgun sequence:
- the LOC141671440 gene encoding O-fucosyltransferase 39-like, producing the protein MGHRRGVGRGVVAGLLVLLLPVLFPTLFAPFGHASPSIFSEYNTPKPRHLRLIKSAVQRQTSNKQQSELWSPLSNQGWKPCMESTSTSSAILPENTLGYLQVFLDGGLNQQRMGICDAVALAKILNATLVIPYLEVNPVWKDSSSFLDIFDVDHFIDVLKGDISIVKELPEDFSWSTREYYATAIRATRIKTAPVHASAKWYLDTVVPVLESYGIAAIAPFSHRLDFDHMPKDIQHLRCKVNFQALRFVSHIRSLGDDLVSRLRNSPGQSEAVHSKFLGSVANVKEKHAEGKFVVLHLRFDKDMAAHSACDFGGGKAEKLALAKYRQVIWQGRVLNSQFTDEELRNQGRCPLTPEEIGLLLAALGFDNTTRLYLASHKVYGGEARISTLRELFPLMEDKKSLASSEERANIKGKASLLAAVDYYVGMQSDIFVSASPGNMHNAMVGHRTYLNMKTIRPNMALLGQLFLNKSMSWSNFQAAVVEGHKNRQGQLKTRKQRQSIYTYPAPDCMCDA; encoded by the exons ATGGGTCACCGGAGAGGAGTTGGACGAGGGGTTGTTGCTGGGCTGTTAGTGTTGCTTTTGCCTGTTCTGTTTCCCACTCTCTTTGCACCTTTTGGTCATGCTTCTCCCTCTATTTTCTCT GAATATAATACTCCAAAACCTAGACACTTGCGCTTGATCAAGAGTGCTGTACAGCGTCAAACT TCAAATAAACAGCAATCAGAGCTATGGAGTCCGCTGTCTAACCAAGGATGGAAGCCCTGTATGGAATCGACCTCCACCTCCA GTGCGATTTTACCTGAAAACACTCTGGGATATCTTCAGGTGTTCCTTGATGGAGGATTGAACCAACAGAGAATGGGG ATCTGCGATGCAGTTGCTCTTGCTAAAATACTGAACGCAACACTTGTAATTCCTTATTTAGAAGTTAATCCAGTCTGGAAAGATTCAAG CTCATTTCTGGATATATTTGATGTGGATCACTTTATTGATGTATTGAAAGGTGATATTTCCATTGTTAAGGAGCTTCCTGAGGATTTCTCCTGGAGCACAAGAGAATATTATGCCACAGCTATTCGAGCTACAAGAATCAAAACGGCACCTGTACATGCTTCAGCTAAGTGGTATCTGGATACTGTGGTGCCTGTTTTAGAGAG CTACGGAATAGCTGCCATTGCACCATTTTCGCACCGACTGGATTTTGATCACATGCCCAAGGATATCCAGCATCTACGTTGCAAGGTCAACTTTCAAGCACTAAGATTTGTATCCCATATCAGATCTCTCGGAGATGACCTTGTTAGTCGCCTCCGCAATTCTCCAGGGCAAAGTGAAGCAGTTCATAGCAAGTTCCTTGGAAGTGTTGCTAATGTAAAAGAAAAACATGCAGAAGGGAAATTTGTTGTTCTCCACCTTCGATTTGACAAG GATATGGCTGCGCATTCAGCATGCGATTTTGGCGGTGGCAAAGCCGAGAAGCTGGCACTGGCTAAGTACAGACAAGTTATATGGCAAGGAAGAGTCTTAAACTCCCAGTTCACTGATGAGGAGTTGAGGAACCAGGGTCGCTGTCCATTAACTCCAGAAGAAATTGGATTACTGCTAGCTGCGCTGGGCTTTGACAACACCACCCGTCTTTATCTTGCTTCTCATAAG GTTTATGGCGGGGAAGCTAGGATCTCAACATTACGGGAACTGTTTCCACTTATGGAAGATAAGAAGAGCCTTGCATCATCGGAAGAAAGGGCTAATATCAAAGGGAAGGCTTCTTTACTAGCAGCTGTTGACTACTACGTCGGCATGCAAAGCGACATCTTCGTCTCTGCTTCACCAGGGAATATGCACAATGCCATG GTAGGACATCGAACATACCTGAATATGAAGACAATCAGACCTAACATGGCACTGTTGGGTCAGCTTTTCCTAAACAAGAGCATGAGTTGGTCGAACTTCCAAGCAGCAGTCGTAGAAGGTCACAAGAATAGGCAAGGGCAACTTAAAACCAGAAAACAGAGACAATCAATATACACCTATCCTGCTCCAGACTGCATGTGCGATGCTTAA